tactgagcccgcacgccatagctactgaagcccgtgcgcctggagcccgtgctctacaatgagaagcccacgcaccacaacaaagagtagcctccgctcaccgcaactagagaaagcctgcacgcagcaacgaagaaccaatgcagcgaaaaaaaaaaaaaaaaaaaggttggtaTATGGCGTGAGGGAGTCCAActtaattcttttgcatatggatatccagtagtaccattatttaaaataaatttatttattttatttatttctatttttggctgcattgggtcttcgttgctgtgcataagctttctctagttgcggcgagcaggggctactcttcattgcgatgcctgggcttctcattgcagtggattcccttgttgcggagcacgggctctaggcttgcaggcttcagtagttgtggcacgtgggctcagtagttgtggcacgtgggctcagtagttgtggctcgcaggctccagagcgcaggctaagtagttgtggcgcgcgggcttagttgtggaatcttcctgcaccagggctcgaacccctgtcccctgcattggcaggtggattctttttttttttttttgcagtatgcaggcctctcactgttgtggtctctcccgttgaggagcacaggctccgggtgcgcaggctcagcggccatggctcacaggcccagccgctccgcggcatgtgggatcttcccggaccgggacacgaacctgcgtcccctgcatcggcaggcggactctcaaccactgcgccaccagggaagccctcctaatCATTTTTAACTCTTGAGTTAGCCTTTTGGGACTCTAGGGAGGACTGGGAGACTAATGCAAAagccttttacttaaaaaatcagGGACACAGGGGCTTGTATATGGTTTTAAGCTCCATATCGCCCCTAAAGAATTAACATTAATTCCTTCATAATAAAATTTTCAGGCAGTGTTCACATTTCCCCATTGGgtcatattatttttatgttttttatttgttgaaaacatATACACATTGCTTGTTCAAATCAGGATCAATAAGTATTACTGAATGAATTTGCTGATTTCAGGAACAAATTATCCTTTTATGACTGGGGGAGGCTGAGTATATTTTTGTGGTTTTCTTGTTGTATTTggagggtttatttatttattttatatgcataAAATTTCCCTGTAAGGATACACAAGAAACAACACAGAATGGTTCCCCTGGAGAGGAACGCAGAGTCCTCAGAGGCAAGAAGACTTTTCTTCCTATTCACACTTAACGAATTTTAAACCATCTTGAACTCATGATCTATTCAGCAACTGGGTGGATAAAattaagaagtttttaaaaagcaagtccTAAAACATCATCAAAAGGGATTGGTGTGTGGGAAGGTAGCGGCGGGAGGAGCTGTTTTTCCAAACCTGCCACAAGATGGCAGCAGAGAGACACCAAAGCTTGGCTCTGGACTCTGGAAGGCTGCTTGACTGGAATCAGTCTCTCTCCCCACTCATGACAGGTAAATCCTGGTGGGTTCCTGCCCACCTCTATCCTGAGCTGTGAGACTGTAGCTGAGCTAAAACATCCTCAGACTCCTGACCaacagaaactgtgaaataatgtttattgttgttttaagctgctacatTTGTCACTTGGCATTTATATACTAGAACTCATACCATTCCACCACAAAATATTTGAGTATGTATTTCTAAAGTGTAgagactcattttttaaaaacacaaccaCAAcagctataaaattttaaattatttaccatAATAAAATATCCAAGCAGTCTAGTTAAGCACACATGCCGAAGTATTTGAAGTAAGAGTACAGATACCAGCAATCTACTTTGACATGGATCAAAAAATgatataggggacttccctggcagtccagtgtttaagacttcgtgcttccactgcagggggcgtgggttggacccctggtcggggaactaagatcctacgtgccgggcagcacaaccaaaaaaaaaaaaaaaaacgatgtgGCTTGATGGATTGATAGAGGCTTAGATGGCTAGTtatgtgataaagcaaatgtagcaaaatatttattatagaatCTAGGTGGTGGGGATACAAATGTTTAGTAGAAGGTTTCTTCACCCTTTCTGTATCTTTGAAAGTTTTCATAAAATGTTGAGGGAAAAGTCAATCATTGTCCAAATTTCCAATTGtctcaaaaatgttttttctgtttgtttttttttttactgtttgttCATGTCAAGATCCAAATAAAGTCCACATGTTGAGATTGGTTGGTATATAAGTTCTGTGTTCTTTAAACCACAGAATTTTGGTGACTTTTTGTTATAGCAATAAGTGTTCATGCTAACACAGGGTAGCAGAGCTTACATCCCCCAGCTGGTTCTTTATCCTGAAGTTGAGTCCTTTTGTCCTGCAAGTGGATGAACCCATTCCTAAAGGAGACCTGCATGATGGCAGCCGCAGCTTCTTGCTTAGGGCTTCCTGACCAAGGTCAGTGCTACAGGGTGTGTTCTGGACTCTATCCCTGCAGGGGCAGCATCAGAGAACAGCTTTTCTAGGTCAGTTTTCCTAGGTCCTGAGACTCATTCCTACAGGACTAGCCTAAAAGCAAGGCATGTGTCCAGTGCAGTTGCACAGAGCCCCACACTCATAAGTGtggtaggtttttgtttgtttgttctttggcCGAGAGGCTTGCAGTATCTTacttccccaagcagggatcaaaCTCGAGTCCTCAGCAgggaaagcgcagagtcctaaccactggacctccagggaattcccctcagaAGCGTGAGGTTTAATGCTCTGTGGCTGCCGTCTTGTAATTCTTCACATTAcctttgaatttgtgttttataaGTGAAGTCTGTTGGGACGATGGAGCAGGCACCAGGGACTTGGAGCCTGAACCGTGTGCATTCTCTCCTCCCACCACTCTCCACCTCCCTGAGACAGGCTCTTAGCTGTCTATTCTTCTGCCTCCTGGGGGCCTGGGCGTAGGGAGGGTCAAGGTCCACCACACACATCCCATGGCCTCTGAGGGCAGGGCAGAGTGGCAGCTACCCCCTCCTCAGTTGGCACTCCACGGCACATTTAGCAGGTGACCCGGCAGGGGCGAGGGTCCTGCCCACCTTTGATCCAGGTTCCTGGCTCTTCTTGAAAGGGAAATTGCATCACCCTGTAGGGAGCAAGCCCGTGGGAAGGAGAGATGCCTTGTTTGACTTCTCCACCTCTGGCCAGGGCACGAGTTGGTCCACTggctggtggggagaggaggagaacccagcagccagcagccgtgtgtgtacacacacacaaagttgcAAGGCAGGTCCCCCAGGTGACTGTGAGAGTTTGTACTCACCCCAGGGTATCCCTTACTCTAGGGAGCATGACATTGAATAGCAAACTAAAAACACCATGACAGGTTAAGAGCAatcatggaagaaagaaaaaaagctttatattttagtatttttaacagcaattttttttcctgccgTTTGAACGAGAGATCCCACGTTTTCATTTTGCACAAGGCCCCATAAATTAGGTAGCAGCCCTGCTTAGAAGGCACTCCTTCAGCCTTTCCAAACTTTCTGGTATCCAATTCTCAGAGCAGTTTCTATTTTCTTCCCTGAATACTGATCCTACATGACTGCAGATAACAGGGGACAGCTGGGTAAGCGAGCACATGTGCGGCCACTTCCTGGGGATGCCCAGAAATATCTAGATGACTAGAATCTAGGAGAAGCACTGAGGTCCTTCTTTGTTAAGTGGGTGGGAGCGACCAAGTTAGACAACATTTGGGTTATATTGTTTTTCCTTCAACGAATATTTATCAAATCTACccatgcgggacttccctggtggcgcagtggttaagaacctgcctgccaacgcaggggacacgggttcgagccctggtccagaaagatcccacgtgccgcagagcaactaagccagtgcaccacaactactgagcccatgtgcctagagtccgtgctccgcaacaagagaagccaccgcaatgagaagcccacgcaccgcaacgaagcgtagcccccctctccgcaactagagaaagcccccgcgcagcaacaaagacccaacgcagccaaaaaaagaaaaatccacccATGCAccaggtgctggggatgcagTGGAGTCTAAAGTcaacagatagataaatagagCAACTACAACGTTTTCCAAGGTGAAGAACTGAGTGCGGAGGTGGGGGTAAGATACGAATGAAGAAGCAAAGATGGTGGCTATGCGGCGGAGTCATTTTGTGTGCATGTTTAATTTATGCAGAGTCAGCTACATGGATTCACAATAAACCAAGAGAgataatgaaaaataactatttaaacAAGGAAAATTATCCTGCCTTTCATTCCACTCAGTGAGGAAGCAGCATATGCCCCCGTGAGTATGAGATACGGGCGTAATCTACTACTTCCTTGGTTCCCATCACTCACCTGGATGAGGTGTAAGTTGAGTGCATTTTCCATACTACATGGTCCCTAAACCCAAAATGAACATTGACGTTTAGCCAAAGCCACAGCAATCTGTTTCAACATGGGAGGAAAAAGGACCGCACTTGACATAATGAAAGGTGGTATCTTACCTTCCTTTACTCGCTCTCCAACGTCCGTGGGATAGGGAGAGATCCGAGGGACCCGACGGAGGACTTGCACTTGCCCCAGGCCGATATCACCgcagaaacaacccaaaaatGAACTCTCTGGAACCGCTTTCCTCTCCACGCGGACCAACAGAATTCCGAGATGAGTAACAGATGGGTGCTCCAACCATTTGGCGCTGGGATGCGGGGATGGGGTTGCAGCGTCTTCTCCGCCCACCTATTGGACGAATAGGAAAGCGGCCGCCGGGACCTCGCTGTCCTGGGGCTTACCGAGGGCGTGGCCTGGGACTCCCCCGGAGGGGAGGGCACCGTCTGTCCTTGGGCGGAGAGGGGAGGTGACTCCGGCCGAAGAGCAGGACGCAGGATGAGGGCCCTGCGGGTGAGGGCCCCCACGGGTCGGGCTGGGGCCCCCAACCCGGAAGCCCTCGCCCCTACACGAGACTCCCCAAACATTCCGGGATCTGGGGACTTGGAACGTGAGCCCCCTTCAGGGCTCGGGACTCCCTCCTAATAAGCCTggggccccctccccccagctcccagTCCAAGAGCTTCTGAGACAGCCGGGGACCCGTTAACATGGCCCAAAGCCCCGAGTCTGAACTTCTTCCCTTCATCCAGGGCTCGCGTAACACCTCGGGACTCAGGCACCGGGCACGTaacacccctcccccgcccccgaaGCTCTCGGGCAGCCGGGAAATCCCCCAGGCACTCGGGATCCAGTCCTGACATTCCCGGCACCTGAACTCCTCCAGGAAACTGCAAAAAACCTCTCCGGGACTTGGGCCGCAGAACATGAGTCTCCCTTCTGGGTCCAATCCTCTTCCAATAGTACCCTCTAGACAGCCTGATAACCTCCAAGCCAGACCGTCTAGGCACGAGTCCCCTTCTTCTGGGCCTTTCTTGACAGGACACCCTCCCCCACTCTGGCTGCCGGTTCGGCTCTTGCCTTTGAGACGCTCCCAAGGGACAGGACCGTCCCCGAGTCGGAGCCTCGGAAAGTCCGACACCCTCTCCCCAGCGGGACCTCCTCCGGGACACCCCTCCAGGCGCCTCCAATACCCAGCCATCCCCTCTCCACAGGTCTCCCAGGCACTGGTACGCTCTTTTAGCTCAACCGCCCGGAACCGCTTCGAGAACCGAGTGGCTGAGAAACAGAAATTCTTTCAGGTAGGCGGGGCGGGGAGAGGACCCGGGGCCGCCTGCTTGGTCCTGAAGAGGAGTTGGGGGAGGCAGGCGCTTAAGGTCTACCGAGTAGGCAGCGCCTTTCCAATCGCTTACCCCCAACACCCAGGCGGACAATGACCTCCCGGTGCACTTGAAGGGCGGTCTAACCGACAACATCCTGTATCGAGTGACTATGGCTCTGAGTCTGGGAGGTGAGTGCAGGGCCCGGCTCGGCCTGAACTGCGGGAGGAGGCGGGACTCGAGatggagaggggaaggggctggtTCCAGCGCTGGGGTTTTGGGAGGGGATTGGGTTCTGAGCTGGTGTGGGACGGTATGGGGCTCGGGCTGGCAAATAGGGAGGAAGCACCCTAGGGCTTGGGCTTCTGTCCCAGGAGGGCGGCTGGGCTACTGATGGGTCTGGGGAGAAAGCCCAAAGCCCAGTCTGGATCAAGGTCCAGCATTTCCCCAGTTGAAGTGCAGTTTGGGAAGGGAGCTGGAGCCTGAAGTAGGGCTGAGATCCAGGATGGTGACTGGGGAGTCTGCAGGGGGCTCAGGGAGGGAATTAGGGTCTCATTCTGTATCCCCCCACACTCCCTCCCTAGGCACTGTCTACAGCCTGTACTTCCTTGCCTGGGCCTCCTTCCCACAAAAGAAGTGAAACCAAGAAGTCTGCAGGACCTGAACAAGCATCAATAAATGTGCCGGCTTCTTGGGGAAGCCAGCCCGGCTCTGTCCTGTGTGTGTTCACCTCCCAGCCTTCCACCAGCAAGTGATCTCTGCCCTGTGGGCAGACCATTGCCCCAGCCCTGAGTCTCCGACGCTAGACCAGGGCTATCCCTAGGATGTCGCTGCCTCTCAGCCCTCCCAGCACCCCTGGGCTGCCCCTCAGGGCCTGGGGACCTGGAATGGGATGGGCTTTGTATCCTGGATAGCAGCCCCTCTCCCTGCAGAGGCcagagggtgggaaggaagaTGCTGAGCATAATGTATGACACACAGAGGCAGAGGCAAGTGAGGACAGACTCACTCAAGCACAGAAGCTGAGAGGGGCAAACATGGCCTTGGGGGACAGAGCCTGGGGCAGCACTGAGACTTCCCACCAGCATGGCTCTTGGAGCAGAAGCAGAGATGGTCCAGGCCTCTAGTCTTGGCCTCCACAGGCTCTGTGAGAGATCTCAGCAAGAATGAggctacagggacttccctggcggtccagtggttaagactccgcgcttccaacgcacggggcgcaggttcaatcctgggtcggggaactaagatcccacatgcagcagggccaaaaaaaacccccaaaaagaATGAGGCTACAGCTCAACTGGGATCCAGAATTTGAAAAAAGACCAGGACTAGAAGACAGGCGGAGACAGACTCCCTCTGCCCCAAACAGAGCCAGAGACACCCCTCAACTCTCAGAACAGGAGACAGATCTCAGAGAGAGCAGCAACTAGGGTGCATTTATTTCCGCCTGGGCCTGGCAGGCTGGGAGCAGAATACAGACAAAGGCACTGGGGCATGTGGCCTGTTATGGCCTGGAGTTCAGCTGCCTGGGTGGTAACTGAATGGGTGTGCCAGGGTGTGTAGGGACTGGAGTGATCCTCCCAGAACTGAGAGAAGGGCCCTTGGGGTGTGCAAGCAACACAAACATTGGGCTTGGCACAGAAGCAAGAGAGGGGTTATGGAGTAGATGTGAGATGGGTGTGCCGGGGCAGGGTGTGTTGAAGCATGTTGGGCCCTGGTTGTTGACTGAGAATCCGGTGCCAAGGGCTGGGAGAACAGAAAGGCCTGTGGGTCAGCAGGAACCATGAAGATGTGACTGCAAACAGGATCAACCCTGGGGGAGACTGAAGAGTCCAAGGTGACTCCTACAGCGAGGCGATGAGGGGGCAGGTCTGGGACTCCCGTTCAGGAATACATGGTCAGCTGTAGCCACTGGGGAGAGGAAGGCACTGAGAGTGAGGATCAGGGAACCTAAGAATACCAGCAGCCATTCTCTGCCCTCACCCAGGGGTCGCTGGGAAAATAGGAGGGAGGGAGCCCCAGCCCAGAGCTGGTACAGGGGACTGAGGGGAGGGGCCCCCTGCTAGGATCCCACATCCCAGGATGGGGTTCTTACCTCCTGGATGTTCACCTGGATTTGTCCAGTGCCATCTTTGTCAAGAGATTTGAAGGCACCTGAAGAAAGGAAGGGTTGGAGGGATTGGCTTTtaggataaaaatatattaatatatgggATGACAATAATAATGGCTAGTACTCTGTGCCAAGCAATGTATAAAGCACTTTCCatgtatgaactcatttaatccgATTCTGTGAGATaagtgtcatttaaaaataaggcacagggcttccctggtggcgcagcggttgggagtccacctgccgatgcaggggacgcgggttcgtgccccggtccgggaagatcccacatgccgcggagtggctgggcccgtgagccatggccgctgagcctgcgcgtccggagcctgtgctccgcaacgggagaggccacaacagtgagaggcccgcatacctcaaaaaaactttaaaataaataaataaatcaataaaaataaggcacagagggatttccctggtggtccagtgggtaagactccacactctcaatggagggggcccaggttcaatccctggttcgggagctagatcctgcatgcatgccacaacttaaaaaaaaaaagatcctgcatgccacaacaaagatcccgcgtgccacaactaagacccagcacagccaaaataaataaatattttttttttaatgaaaaaaaaataaggcagagaAGTGATgtgccccaagtcacacagtgAAAAAGTCAGGAAACTGGGATTGGAACACAGACTGCTACCCACCTCAGTAATGGGCTCCATATCCTGACCTGCATGCCCCCCATCACCCCTCTGCCCAAGCCCCAGACTCCCACCGACCGGCTCCACATGGTTCCAGCCTAAGCAGGCTACCGGAAGGAGGCGCTGCACTTCCTGCTCCTACAGCCTGGTGTGGTCCCCACTCCTGCCCTGAAACTCGACACCATGTTCCTCACTCACAGCCAAACCTGTAGGCAAACAGGCTCCCATGCTGTCTTTGTGGCTTCTCTGTCACTCATCACTAAGTTACCACCCTCAAGGGCCCACTCGCCTGGTACCCCAGATGCTGCACTCACTGTTGGCCCTCTTGCTGGTAAATCCAAGGCCATTTCTTGGGCCCTCTCATACATGACTTTGGGCATCATCTGCCCTATTGTCCTCTCCCACCTTCCCTTCATGTCCCCGACATacctgccccttttcctctccccatgCTCTTAATGCATTGTCCTCCCTGGGCTCTTGGGACGCCGGGAGATCTTCCTAAAGCTAAACCGGAGACCCTGTCATTCCCCTGCCTGGACCCTGTCCACTGTCCCCAGTAGAGTCTGAGTACCCCTGAACTTGGCATTCACAGCCTGCACAGCCTGACCAGGCCCATTGCTCCTGCCTCCTTTTATGCAACTCTCTCAGACAAATCTGAGTTCAAATTCTAGCTTTGCAACTTCCTAGCTAAGTGGCTGTGAGCAAGAAATTTTGCCTCCTTGAACCCTAGGTTCCTCCTCcagaaaatggggacaataattcCCACTTCGCAGGGCTGTCCTAAGGATTCAGTGCATTAACGTTCACAAGAGCCCTCATGATCCAGCCCCTACTGACCCCGCCCAGCCTTAtgtctccccatcccacctccttCCTTTTTAGCACTCTGAACTGAGTCCAACCAAAATCATCCAAAGCACCATCTACTCTTTCCTTTCTAGGCCTTCGCACAGGCTGTTCCCGCTGCAACGCTCATCCCCACCCTCTTGCTGGGGTCACTCCTCCTTATCCATTAGGTCTCAACTCACAtgtgccctccctcctccaggaagccctccttgacCCCTTAAGCTACATCAGGTGCCGTGTTAGGGTTGAAGAGCTGTGAGAGCTCCCCCAGTCACAAATCTAAACCCAATCTGCCCTGAGCTTCCCCCTCACAGCCCTCGTCACTCTGCCTAGGCTTCCCCGATCCCAGCCGTAACCATTGTGAGCTGTCACTGTCTGGTAATCTGCCTCTCCTCCTCTGGACTGTGAGCAACATGCGGGCAGAAACTAGGGCTATTTCAGTCACTGCTGTGCCCCTAACATTGCCCACCTCAGGGTCAGGCTCAGAGGAGGCTTGGCGGATGGAAGTTGGACAGATCCCCGCCCAGGAAGAGAGCTGGGGTGTCACTCACGGAACATGGCATCCAGTCTGACCAGGCAGCTGATGAAGTTGTCAAAATCCATGTTCCCTTCCTCATCTGAGTAGCGTCGGATGATCATGTTGTAGAGATGCTCATTCAGGCGGAATCCTGAGAACGACTGTCTCTCAGGTGTGGGGGCCACACAGCccagccctcccagccccaggatTCAGGCTCAGCCCAGCTCAGTGGGGGCTGCCTCACCAGTCCCACCCCCGGCCCCATCACGTTCCCACCAGCCACACCTGCTGCCTCAAAGGCCCCCGGGAGTTCACTGCTGCCAATGGTCCCTGAACAGTCAAGGTCAAACCTTTTGTATATGGCCTGTGGGGACAAGGAGGTCAGGGTTCAACTAAGCATCATGGGGCATGGCATCTTCATGGCTTGGGGGTCTTTGTGCTAGGAGTTTCAGAGGCTGCACACACCTGCCACTTTTTGATGTTGTTCCACAAGTACTTGAATTCCTCGAAGCCCAGCTTGCCGGTCGTGTCACTCTAGTGAGAGGGTGTTAAGAATAAATGTACCCAGATGTGTGCACTGTGTacatgatgatgataatggccAAGCAGGGGAACCTGGGCTAAAACCCCAGCTCCCATCCCACCCTAGTCTTGTCACCTTGGGTGTGGCTTCATTGCTCATTTTGCCATATACTTATTTGAGTCTATATTTCTAAATGATAAGGACTCTCTTTAAACATAACCACGGGgaattcctcatttataaaattcttCAACAGTAATTCAATGTTATAAATGTTAGGACATGTAAAGAACAAGGGTATCTTAGAACTCTAAGGAAATAAGGTGATGAGAGTAAATACCTGCTGGGTTTGTGATAAAAAGTGAattagaggcttccctggtggcgcagttgttaagaatccgcctgacaatgcaggggacatgggtttgagccctggtctgggaagatcccacatgccgtagagcaactaagcccgtgcgccacaactactgagcctgcgctctagagcccgcgagccacaactactgagcccgcgtgccacaactactgaagccctcacgcctagagcctgtgctccgcaacaagagaagccacctcaatgagaagcccacgcaccacaacgaagagtagcccccgcttgcagtaactagagaaagcccacacgcagcaacgaagacccaacgcagccaaaaaataaataagtaaataaaaataaataaataaataaatacataaataaaagtgaATGAGAGGGCTGTATATTGGTATAAAGCCCTTAGCTCAGGGGTTAGCACTTgataaattctcaataaatagcAACAATGGCCAAGACTTATCAAATGACCAAGTACACGTCAGATAGTGCTAAGCTTCTCAGGAACATCACTTTTGTCACTAAATCCAAAAGACACCAGTCCCACCAGTATTACACCCCAGTGACAGAGAAACAGATTCAGAGCTGAAAAATCTACCTGGGTGAGATCATGGTAACAGTTAGCATGTACAGACCACTTATGTGCTATGTACTGTGCTAAACCTTTTGCATGTAACTCCAATTTGGTATCACCATTGTCATTCATCCGATTTTACAGAGAGGCAAATTGAGGCACAGACAGGCTCAGTAACCTTGCTAAGGGCAGAGATGGATTTGTTTAACCCTATGCAACATGTTATGACAGCTGATGTTATTATGTATTGCCGCATGTCCAAAGTGGGTGTGTGTTGTGATATATACATGTCTACATCTGTGGATATGAAAGCTACACATTGACTGCCCCAATCATGCTCTCAGAAAATCccctcttgggaattccctggcagttcagtggttaggactccttgctctcactgccgagggcccgggttcaatccctggttgaggaaccaagatcccacaaaccatgcagcacagccaaaaaaaaa
This genomic window from Mesoplodon densirostris isolate mMesDen1 chromosome 19, mMesDen1 primary haplotype, whole genome shotgun sequence contains:
- the LOC132480633 gene encoding cytochrome c oxidase subunit 7A1, mitochondrial, producing MRALRVSQALVRSFSSTARNRFENRVAEKQKFFQADNDLPVHLKGGLTDNILYRVTMALSLGGTVYSLYFLAWASFPQKK